TAGAAAGTTATTTTGTCGATTTTGGACAGTCACTATACTTTTCCATAGGCGATACGTCGTTCCTTATATGGAACACAAGAAGCGGCGCCGACCACACGGACGATGGAACAGAAGCGATTGGATAACCACACATCAGGAGTACCAACGGTGAAACGCATCATTGCCGCGGGCGCGGCAGGTATCGTGATCAGTTCGACGGCGGCGGCGCAGAGCAGCGTCACGCTCTACGGCAGCCTCGACGCGGGCATCGCTTATGTCAGCAACGTCGGCGGACATTCAAAGTGGATGGAAGAGCAGGGCAACATGCAGCCCGACCGCTGGGGCCTCTTCGGCACGGAGGATCTCGGCGGCGGCTTGCACGCGGTCTTCAAGCTGGAGAACGGCTTCTACACGAACACCGGCAATTTCGCGAAGGCGGGGACGCTATTCAACCGGCAGGCGTATGTCGGCATTAGCCAGGACAAGATCGGGCTGATTTCGCTCGGTCATCAGACGCCGTTCAATTTCGACGTGCTCGGGCCGTTCAGCACCGCGTATCAGGCGGCGAGCTGGTTCGCGTTCCATCCGGGCAACATCGACGAACTCGCGGATACGGGCATCGTGCCCTTCGACAATTCGGTCAAGTTCCGCTCAGTGGACTACTACGGCTTCACCGTCGGCGCGATGATGGGCTTGGGCAACACGACGAACTTCGCGACGGGCCGCAACTACGGCTTCACCATCACGTATGCGCAAGGGCCGTTCAAGGCGGGCGCCGTGTATTCGAACGAGCGCAACCGCACGCCGTCGATCGTGACGACAGGCATCACGACCTTTCAAGGCCAGCCGGCGGGCACGTATGCGGCCGATAACGTCGAAAACATGGGCGCGGGGCTTTCGTATCAGATCGGCAAGCTGCAACTGCACGGGCTCTATACGCGCGTGAAGCTGCAGTCGAACGGCTTCTCCGACCTGTACCAAAGCTACGATGCGGGCGCAAATTATCAGTTCACGCCGGCCAACAGCGTGTCGGGCGGCGCTTCGACGACCACGCTCTCGGGCCGCCGCTGGACGCAGGTCGAGATCGGCGATATCTATGCGCTTTCGAAGAGCACGCAGATCTACGTGAACGTGATGTACGAGCACGCGAACGACAACGCGAAAGCCGCGTTCTTCACGGCGGGTGTGTCGGGCGGACGCAACCAGACGGTCGTGCTCACCGGCATGCATCATTCGTTCTGACTGTCGGCCGATGCAGCGCGGCGGTGCGCACCGCGCCGCCGCGTTTTACATGCGTCAGACGTTCGCGTATGAAAGCGTCGGATCGCCCACGCGCGGTCGATAGTTGAGCCGCGCCGAGAGGTCGAGTGCGGCCTGGCACGCCCGCGCCACGAGCGGCGCGCGTTCGTCTTCGCTGATATCGGAGCGCGGCACGGTCACCGTCAGCGCCGCCACGATGCGCCCGGTCTGATCGCGCACCGGCGCGCTGATCGCCGAAATGCCGCGCTCGAATGACGCTTCACTTACTGCGTAACCCTGCGCCGCAGTCGCGCGAATCCGCTGATACAGCTCATCGACGGTCGCGGGCGTGCGCTCCGTGAAACGCTCCAGTTGACGTTCGGGATAAAGACGACGCAAGTCGGCGGGCGTCAGATCGCCCATCAGCACCTGTCCGTGCACGGTCGCATGGGCGGGCAGTCGCGTGCCGACGTGTACCTTGACCGAACTGAACATGGGATCGCGCGTTTGCGCGCGCGCGACAAAGACGACATCGCGTTCATC
This genomic interval from Caballeronia sp. LZ062 contains the following:
- a CDS encoding porin; this encodes MKRIIAAGAAGIVISSTAAAQSSVTLYGSLDAGIAYVSNVGGHSKWMEEQGNMQPDRWGLFGTEDLGGGLHAVFKLENGFYTNTGNFAKAGTLFNRQAYVGISQDKIGLISLGHQTPFNFDVLGPFSTAYQAASWFAFHPGNIDELADTGIVPFDNSVKFRSVDYYGFTVGAMMGLGNTTNFATGRNYGFTITYAQGPFKAGAVYSNERNRTPSIVTTGITTFQGQPAGTYAADNVENMGAGLSYQIGKLQLHGLYTRVKLQSNGFSDLYQSYDAGANYQFTPANSVSGGASTTTLSGRRWTQVEIGDIYALSKSTQIYVNVMYEHANDNAKAAFFTAGVSGGRNQTVVLTGMHHSF
- a CDS encoding IclR family transcriptional regulator; the encoded protein is MARATTTRTTKPSKADTAREKQEHDAAGVESASASDDDPAAGSGYSVPGLERGLRILAEFSSHEPVLGAPELSRRIGIPRTTTFRLLQTLESLGFLERAADERSYRLGVAVLRLGFEYLSSLELTDFGQPILDRLRDDTGLSAHLLIRDERDVVFVARAQTRDPMFSSVKVHVGTRLPAHATVHGQVLMGDLTPADLRRLYPERQLERFTERTPATVDELYQRIRATAAQGYAVSEASFERGISAISAPVRDQTGRIVAALTVTVPRSDISEDERAPLVARACQAALDLSARLNYRPRVGDPTLSYANV